Proteins encoded in a region of the Hippocampus zosterae strain Florida chromosome 11, ASM2543408v3, whole genome shotgun sequence genome:
- the LOC127610480 gene encoding SLC35A4 upstream open reading frame protein-like: MVNDKSTLGQLKDLVELKDQLEDIQKRMEDEIQAGVPAGGSLLGSPFLKGFLAGYVVARFRSSALLGAVVGTCTGIYAAQNYKIPNVENTIKDYINSVRGRSR, encoded by the exons ATGGTGAACGACAAG AGTACTCTGGGCCAGCTGAAGGACCTGGTGGAGCTGAAGGATCAGCTGGAGGACATCCAGAAACGTATGGAAGATGAGATTCAGGCCGGGGTTCCTGCT GGCGGCAGTCTCCTGGGTTCTCCCTTCCTGAAGGGCTTCCTGGCCGGCTACGTGGTGGCCAGGTTCCGCTCGTCTGCACTACTGGGCGCTGTGGTCGGGACGTGCACAGGAATCTACGCGGCGCAGAACTACAAGATTCCAAATGTGGAGAACACGATTAAGGACT